A genome region from Salvia splendens isolate huo1 chromosome 19, SspV2, whole genome shotgun sequence includes the following:
- the LOC121778316 gene encoding biotin carboxyl carrier protein of acetyl-CoA carboxylase 2, chloroplastic-like isoform X2: MASFAAPCPKASSALAAPSQHIASFPRSKCRMFPIAKIKGISRNHSDAFKVFAMNEVSIEKPSLVAEIPNAESVSVFMDQVSDLIKLVDSRDIVELQLKQLDRELVIKKKEALPQPSTSAPVFYAPQTTYSPQPPTTNVPAPTSSTPSASPAALPAPAKPKSSHPPFKSPMAGNFYRSPAPGAPPFVKVGDKVQKGQVICIIEAMKLMNDIEADQSGTVVEILAEDGKPVSVDTPLFIIEP, translated from the exons ATGGCTTCGTTCGCCGCTCCATGTCCCAAGGCTTCGTCGGCGCTGGCAGCGCCATCGCAGCATATTGCTTCGTTCCCGCGATCGAAATGCCGAATGTTTCCGATCGCGAAAATCAAG GGGATTAGCCGGAACCATTCTGATGCGTTTAAGGTGTTCGCCATGAACGAG GTCTCCATTGAAAAACCATCACTTGTGGCAGAGATCCCAAATGCAGAATCTGTTTCAGTTTTTATGGATCAAGTATCCGATCTCATCAA ACTTGTAGACTCGAGAGATATTGTGGAGTTGCAGCTCAAGCAATTGGATCGTGAGCTGGTTATAAAGAAAAAGGAAGCACTGCCGCAACCTTCAACTTCAGCTCCAGTATTTTACGCCCCACAGACTACATATTCACCTCAACCTCCTACAACAAATGTACCAGCTCCTACTTCATCAACACCTTCAGCTTCGCCTGCAGCATTACCGGCTCCAGCAAAGCCAAAGTCTTCGCATCCCCCATTCAAATCTCCAATGGCTGGGAACTTTTATCGGTCCCCTGCGCCTGGTGCTCCTCCTTTTGTGAAG GTTGGAGACAAGGTTCAGAAAGGACAAGTAATATGCATTATTGAAGCTATGAAACTGATGAATGATATCGAG GCTGATCAGTCCGGCACTGTGGTTGAGATACTTGCGGAGGATGGGAAACCTGTCAGTGTGGACACG CCTTTATTCATCATCGAACCGTGA
- the LOC121778610 gene encoding protein FAR1-RELATED SEQUENCE 9-like yields the protein MNNSSNRQRNLGPGVQYLLDYLKKMAADNPGFFYAFEGDNELCGNVFWADAASRSNYSYFGDTVRVDTSYRSSRSKIPFVTFTGINHHGEPVLFGCALLLNELDTSFVWLLQTWLRAMSGRVPVSVTSDPDRLIQMAVAQVLPEARNRFCRWSVFRQTQEKLGNVCRVNPSFDFELKKCVNEADTVEEFESCWGSLVSRYYLMNNEWLQSLYNIRDQWVPVYSRDVFFGELSAVDCSDASSFLSDRFLSSSPTIQMLIKQCEKVASSWHEKELKDDLDTSSAKPALKTPSPMEKQAANHYTRRIFMKFQGELVETLANPAIVVDESGGVTTYRVAKFGEEHRAHSVRFSTFDMKATCSCRMFEFSGITCRHILSVFRAKNVLMLPSEYVLKRWTRNAKTGCGESMPSAFGGPSTYKESQMVRHDNLRQEALKYVEEGAKSIHVYNVAMNALQEASKCIAAVKNRSSGSTHCTIEANGGNKEMDAIKNQSSSCLSREEKEKKIQELTAEVEQTNQRCEVYRAILLALFRDMEDQKLKLSVKVQNARLSLKE from the exons atgaatAATAGCAGCAATAGGCAGAGAAACCTCGGCCCCGGGGTTCAGTATTTGCTGGATTATCTTAAGAAAATGGCAGCTGATAATCCTGGTTTCTTCTATGCATTTGAGGGTGATAATGAGCTATGTGGTAATGTGTTTTGGGCGGATGCTGCTTCTCGGTCGAACTATAGCTATTTCGGTGACACGGTTAGGGTTGACACCTCGTATAGGTCTAGCCGGTCGAAGATACCATTCGTCACCTTCACGGGTATAAATCACCATGGTGAGCCTGTCCTATTTGGCTGTGCATTGCTTCTGAATGAATTGGACACCTCCTTTGTTTGGCTCCTCCAGACGTGGCTCCGTGCAATGTCTGGACGTGTACCTGTGTCCGTCACTAGTGATCCTGATAGACTGATTCAGATGGCTGTGGCGCAGGTGCTTCCAGAGGCACGTAATCGCTTCTGCAGGTGGAGTGTGTTCAGGCAGACGCAGGAGAAGTTGGGCAATGTGTGTCGGGTCAACCCGAGCTTCGACTTTGAGCTGAAGAAGTGTGTGAATGAGGCTGACACGGTTGAGGAGTTCGAGTCTTGTTGGGGGAGTTTAGTGAGTAGATACTATTTGATGAATAACGAGTGGTTGCAGTCTTTGTATAATATCCGTGATCAGTGGGTCCCTGTTTACTCGAGGGACGTGTTTTTTGGGGAGTTATCTGCGGTGGACTGCAGTGATGCCTCGAGTTTCTTATCTGACAGGTTCTTGAGCAGCTCCCCCACAATACAGATGTTGATTAAACAGTGCGAGAAGGTTGCTTCGAGTTGGCATGAGAAGGAATTGAAGGATGACCTTGATACGTCTAGTGCTAAGCCCGCTTTGAAGACACCATCCCCTATGGAGAAGCAGGCCGCTAACCATTACACCCGGAGGATTTTCATGAAGTTTCAAGGGGAGCTGGTGGAAACCCTTGCTAATCCGGCCATTGTAGTCGATGAATCTGGTGGAGTAACAACATATCGAGTGGCTAAATTTGGCGAAGAGCACCGAGCTCACTCAGTCAGATTCAGCACGTTTGACATGAAAGCTACGTGCAGTTGTCGGATGTTTGAATTTTCAGGTATCACATGCAGACACATACTCTCGGTTTTCAGAGCCAAAAATGTGCTCATGCTCCCGTCTGAATATGTTCTGAAACGCTGGACAAGAAATGCCAAGACCGGCTGTGGAGAATCCATGCCATCTGCTTTTGGGGGACCAAGCACTTATAAAGAATCTCAAATGGTTCGTCATGATAATCTACGCCAAGAGGCTCTAAAGTATGTGGAAGAAGGCGCAAAATCTATACATGTGTACAATGTGGCGATGAACGCTCTGCAAGAGGCTTCAAAGTGCATTGCTGCTGTAAAGAACAGAAGCTCTGGCTCTACACATTGCACCATTGAAGCAAATGGAGGAAATAAGGAGATGGATGCAATCAAGAATCAGTCTTCATCATGCTTATCCCGG gaggagaaggagaagaaaatcCAAGAACTGACAGCAGAAGTGGAGCAGACGAACCAAAGATGCGAAGTGTATCGAGCAATTCTGCTTGCACTTTTTAGAGACATGGAAGACCAGAAGTTGAAGCTCTCTGTGAAGGTCCAGAATGCGCGCCTTTCGTTGAAAGAGTAA
- the LOC121778260 gene encoding uncharacterized protein LOC121778260, which translates to MDCGSSLPYIWCFEALACSNRVEASLLLDFLRKIPQISKDIGKNAREWGSLKFLESLSIHGARANSVSSASREKVRIDPSDRCEDVLRRILSEKSLSDLKAAGPEISKWDLKPFIEHKKSNLPRYALKQLKDAILTGSPSIPSYIREQSGFPVGSHAEPQAPADDGNCYGSSPGAGSHTDDGILLSRDFPDENLVPRKKRSSESPAEQLCITCVSPVKKNKVSHCDNGRNNKPEEQQRQEWNIEEEGGKKEAHNLKTTNDDVNGGLELHMENVDEVEEKSHVSDDNDGNDDGKTDTARKQNALHSLRCTSSQDSLETTNSGAQNLLADASKRCSKEKCSLQKETCVEVMKQNGSAGNGNSQGNSIKDLHVLPHRGTEVLNEKFDVAMQNNEDETRENDMKGFHGLTSIHEDIYKDDQNVHRTVRNVGEAEAGVHISSDDDGYQDEEAAISTQKETFLSYHLTCSQNSLAPNDGRELHFCMKCHMGGESGQMLSCNSPACPLMIHESCLDSDVSFDTREKFYCPFCAYSRSISKYMEVKKSAFLARKDLATFFSLGLQNEPSIQTCKSVGMDGDCLKQNEGFPKSNEPKEINVVEKVNDLQERKKLEYEQAGNSKLHADFNPPFGRKTADSTDKLVHSFKTVKQDTKGSRRKSQRQAGCRPKPIAAEAVHYSPCETVASETSGSEKHADVRFKKGVPRPPETNLPCEHKCSQSSQSNYADELSEEENEDSGPSKRRLRFQKQKRQNLHPAIPQLKRRKLLWTSGEEDKLKEGVHKHHRTGFNIPWTTILEEGKLTFHPSRTPVDLKDKWRNMCKANSKSKMIVC; encoded by the exons ATGGACTGTGGATCGTCTCTTCCGTATATATGGTGCTTCGAGGCATTGGCATGCTCTAATCGTGTGGAGGCATCTCTTTTACTAG ATTTTCTTAGGAAGATACCACAAATAAGCAAGGATATTGGGAAAAATGCAAGGGAATGGGGGTCACTGAAATTTCTAGAGAGTTTATCCATTCACGGAGCTCGTGCAAATTCTGTATCGTCTGCCTCGAGGGAAAAAGTTAGAATCGATCCATCTGACCGTTGTGAAGATGTACTGCGACGAATATTGAGTGAG AAATCTTTATCGGATCTGAAAGCTGCTGGACCAGAGATATCGAAGTGGGATCTCAAGCCATTCATAGAGCATAAAAAATCTAACTTGCCTAGATATGCTCTGAAACAG CTGAAGGATGCAATTCTTACAGGAAGCCCATCTATTCCGTCATATATAAGAGAACAAAGTGGTTTTCCAGTTGGGAGTCATGCGGAGCCTCAAGCCCCGGCAGACGATGGTAATTGCTATGGAAGTTCACCTGGAGCCGGAAGCCACACTGATGATGGTATCCTTTTGTCAAGGGATTTTCCTGATGAAAACTTAGTACCAAGGAAAAAGAGATCCAGTGAAAGTCCAGCTGAACAGTTGTGTATAACCTGCGTAAGCCCCGTCAAGAAGAATAAGGTTTCTCATTGTGACAATGGACGGAATAACAAACCTGAGGAGCAGCAGAGGCAAGAATGGAACATTGAAGAAGAAGGTGGCAAGAAAGAAGCCCATAACCTCAAAACAACTAATGATGATGTCAATGGTGGACTTGAGCTACATATGGAAAATGTTGATGAAGTGGAAGAAAAATCTCATGTTTCTGATGATAATGATGGTAACGATGATGGAAAGACTGACACTGCTAGGAAGCAAAATGCTTTGCACAGTCTTCGGTGCACTTCCAGCCAAGATTCTTTGGAAACAACTAATAGTGGAGCTCAAAATCTTTTAGCAGATGCTTCTAAAAGATGCAGTAAAGAAAAGTGCAGCTTACAGAAAGAAACTTGTGTAGAGGTCATGAAGCAAAACGGGTCTGCTGGGAATGGTAATAGCCAGGGTAATTCAATAAAGGACCTTCACGTTTTGCCCCATCGTGGTACTGAAGTACTGAATGAAAAATTTGATGTGGCAATGCAAAATAACGAGGATGAAACCAGGGAAAATGATATGAAAGGTTTCCATGGGCTCACATCGATTCACGAGGACATTTATAAGGATGACCAAAATGTGCATAGAACTGTCAGAAATGTTGGTGAAGCTGAAGCTGGTGTACATATTTCCAGTGATGATGatggatatcaggacgaggaggcaGCTATTTCCACACAGAAGGAAACATTTTTGAGCTATCATTTGACATGTAGTCAAAATTCATTAGCACCAAACGATGGAAGAGAACTACAtttttgtatgaaatgtcaCATGGGTGGAGAATCTGGACAAATGTTGTCTTGTAATTCTCCTGCGTGCCCTTTAATGATTCATGAGAGTTGTTTGGATTCTGATGTGAGCTTTGACACAAGGGAGAAATTTTACTGCCCGTTTTGTGCATATTCTCGGTCAATATCCAAGTATATGGAAGTTAAGAAATCTGCCTTCTTGGCAAGAAAGGACCTTGCAACATTTTTTTCCCTGGGGCTGCAAAATGAACCAAGCATACAGACCTGTAAATCAGTTGGAATGGATGGAGATTGTTTGAAACAAAATGAAGGGTTTCCTAAAAGTAATGAACCGAAAGAAATAAATGTTGTGGAGAAGGTCAATGATCTTCAAGAAAGGAAGAAACTGGAATATGAGCAGGCAGGGAATTCAAAGTTGCATGCTGATTTCAACCCTCCATTTGGAAGAAAAACGGCAGACTCAACTGATAAATTAGTTCATAGTTTTAAAACGGTTAAGCAAGATACGAAAGGATCTAGGCGAAAATCCCAACGCCAGGCAGGTTGCAGACCGAAACCCATTGCTGCAGAGGCAGTTCATTACTCTCCGTGTGAAACTGTGGCCTCAGAGACAAGCGGGAGTGAAAAGCATGCTGATGTCAGATTCAAAAAGGGAGTTCCACGCCCACCAGAAACAAATTTACCTTGCGAGCATAAATGCTCACAAAGCTCTCAATCAAATTATGCAGATGAATTATCTGAAGAAGAGAATGAGGATTCTGGACCTTCCAAGCGCCGTTTAAGGtttcaaaaacaaaaaagacAAAA CTTGCACCCAGCAATTCCTCAATTGAAAAGGCGAAAACTCCTGTGGACAAGTGGAGAAGAAGACAAATTGAAG GAGGGGGTGCACAAACATCATCGCACTGGTTTTAACATCCCATGGACAACAATTTTGGAAGAGGGTAAACTTACGTTCCATCCAAGTCGTACTCCCGTAGACCTCAAAGATAAATGGAGGAACATGTGTAAGGCCAACTCAAAATCCAAGATGATAGTTTGCTGA
- the LOC121778316 gene encoding biotin carboxyl carrier protein of acetyl-CoA carboxylase 2, chloroplastic-like isoform X1: MASFAAPCPKASSALAAPSQHIASFPRSKCRMFPIAKIKVKGISRNHSDAFKVFAMNEVSIEKPSLVAEIPNAESVSVFMDQVSDLIKLVDSRDIVELQLKQLDRELVIKKKEALPQPSTSAPVFYAPQTTYSPQPPTTNVPAPTSSTPSASPAALPAPAKPKSSHPPFKSPMAGNFYRSPAPGAPPFVKVGDKVQKGQVICIIEAMKLMNDIEADQSGTVVEILAEDGKPVSVDTPLFIIEP, translated from the exons ATGGCTTCGTTCGCCGCTCCATGTCCCAAGGCTTCGTCGGCGCTGGCAGCGCCATCGCAGCATATTGCTTCGTTCCCGCGATCGAAATGCCGAATGTTTCCGATCGCGAAAATCAAGGTTAAG GGGATTAGCCGGAACCATTCTGATGCGTTTAAGGTGTTCGCCATGAACGAG GTCTCCATTGAAAAACCATCACTTGTGGCAGAGATCCCAAATGCAGAATCTGTTTCAGTTTTTATGGATCAAGTATCCGATCTCATCAA ACTTGTAGACTCGAGAGATATTGTGGAGTTGCAGCTCAAGCAATTGGATCGTGAGCTGGTTATAAAGAAAAAGGAAGCACTGCCGCAACCTTCAACTTCAGCTCCAGTATTTTACGCCCCACAGACTACATATTCACCTCAACCTCCTACAACAAATGTACCAGCTCCTACTTCATCAACACCTTCAGCTTCGCCTGCAGCATTACCGGCTCCAGCAAAGCCAAAGTCTTCGCATCCCCCATTCAAATCTCCAATGGCTGGGAACTTTTATCGGTCCCCTGCGCCTGGTGCTCCTCCTTTTGTGAAG GTTGGAGACAAGGTTCAGAAAGGACAAGTAATATGCATTATTGAAGCTATGAAACTGATGAATGATATCGAG GCTGATCAGTCCGGCACTGTGGTTGAGATACTTGCGGAGGATGGGAAACCTGTCAGTGTGGACACG CCTTTATTCATCATCGAACCGTGA